Part of the Armatimonadota bacterium genome is shown below.
CAACGAAATTCTCAATGAATCTCGTCCCGACGTGATCGCCGAGATTCACCGCCGCTACTTTGAGGCCGGCGCAGACATTGTCGAGACCAACTCGTTCGGCGCCAACGCGATGAACTTGGGCGAGTACCACATTGCCGACCGCACCTACGAACTGAGCTTACTTTCGGCACAGATCGCTCGAAAGGTCGCGGACGAGCTCTCGACGCCCGATCATCCGCGGTTCGTCGCCGGATCGATGGGGCCCGGCACCAAACTGCCCACGCTCGAACACGCGACTTACGCCTATTTGCGAGAGACTTATCGAGAGAACGCATTGGGATTGCTGGTCGGCGGCGCCGATCTGCTGATGGTCGAGACCGTACAAGATTTGTTGCAAGGCAAGGCCGCCATAAACGGATGCCGGTTGGCGATGAAAGAAGCCGGTCGCAGCGTGCCGCTTTTCGTCTCGGTAACCATGGAAGCGACCGGCACGATGCTTTTGGGCACCGAGATGGCCGCGGCGCTGACCGCTCTCGAAGCCTATCCAGATGTGGTCGCCATTGGATTGAACTGCGCCACCGGGCCCGAACAAATGGTCGAGCACGTTCGTTTGCTCCATCACGCTTCGACGAGGCTCATCAGCGTATTGCCCAACGCCGGCCTGCCCGAAATGAAGGATGGGGCGCCCTACTACCCGCTCTCGCCGGAAGAACTGGCCGACTATCACGAGCGCTTTGTCAAGGAGTTCGGCGCCAGCTTCATAGGTGGATGTTGCGGCACCACGCCCGATCATATTCGCGCCGTCGTCTCGCGCATTGGCCATCGCAAGCCCGCCGAGCGCAATCCCGAGCATCAGCCTTCCTGCTCCAGCCTCTATCAAGCCGTTACCTATCGCCAAGAGAACAGCTTTCTGATGGTCGGCGAGCGGTTGAACGCGAACGGCTCTAAGCAATACCGCGAACTATTGCTGGAAGAACGCTTCGACGACATGGCCGAGATGGCTAAGGATCAGACTCGAGAGGGCGCCAACGTGCTGGACGTGTGCGTCGATTATGTGGGTCGGGACGGCGTCAGCGATATGACCGAGACCATTCGACGCCTGGCGACGCAATCGACGCTGCCGCTGATGATCGACTCCACCGAACCTGCCGTGATCGAGGCCGCGCTCCATCGATTGGGCGGCAAGTGCATGGTCAACTCGGTCAACTTTGAGGACGGCGGCAAACGGTTGCACACAGTGATGCCGATGGTGAAGGAGTTTGGCGCGGCGGTGGTCGCATTGGCGATCGACGAAGAAGGCCAAGCGCGCGATTTGGATTGGAAGATGCGCGTCGGGCGGCGTTTGGTCCAAACGCTGACCGAAGAGTACGGCCTGCCCAAGGAGGATATCTTCTTCGATGCGCTGACCTTTCCCTTGGGATCGGGCGCGGAGGACCTGCGCAAGGACGGCATGGCCACGATCGACGCGATTCGCCAATTCAAACAGGAGTTCCCTGAATGCCATACGATCCTCGGCCTCTCCAACGTGTCGTTCGGGCTGAAGACCGCTGCCCGGCATGTGCTGAACTCGGTGTTTTTGCATTACTGCTTGGAGGCCGGGCTCGATTCGGCCATTGTGCACGCCAGCAAGATCATGCCCTTGCATCGCATTCCCGAAGAGCAGCGCGAGGTCGCCCGACAGCTGATCTTCGACGAGCGGCGCGAGGGGTACGACCCGCTCATGGCGTTTATGGCGCTGTTCGAAGGAGCGGCGGTCGTCAAGAAGAGCGACGACGAGCGGCTGGAGCTTCCGGTCGAAGAGCGACTTCAGACCGCCATTGTGGACGGCGTCCGAAAGGGTTTGGAAGCCTCTCTCGATGAAGCGATGGTTCGCTATAGGCCGCTGGAGATTATCAACGACATCCTCCTTGAAGGTATGAAGACGGTCGGCGATCTGTTTGGCCGAGGCGAGATGCAACTGCCGTTCGTTCTTCAATCCGCCGAGGTGATGAAGGCCGCCGTGAGCTACCTAGAGCCGTTTATGGAAAAGTCGGAAGGTTCCGCTAAAGGCTCGATCGTG
Proteins encoded:
- the metH gene encoding methionine synthase, which translates into the protein MSRSILDLAAERALFLDGAMGTQIQSFDLGLEDFRGLDGCNEILNESRPDVIAEIHRRYFEAGADIVETNSFGANAMNLGEYHIADRTYELSLLSAQIARKVADELSTPDHPRFVAGSMGPGTKLPTLEHATYAYLRETYRENALGLLVGGADLLMVETVQDLLQGKAAINGCRLAMKEAGRSVPLFVSVTMEATGTMLLGTEMAAALTALEAYPDVVAIGLNCATGPEQMVEHVRLLHHASTRLISVLPNAGLPEMKDGAPYYPLSPEELADYHERFVKEFGASFIGGCCGTTPDHIRAVVSRIGHRKPAERNPEHQPSCSSLYQAVTYRQENSFLMVGERLNANGSKQYRELLLEERFDDMAEMAKDQTREGANVLDVCVDYVGRDGVSDMTETIRRLATQSTLPLMIDSTEPAVIEAALHRLGGKCMVNSVNFEDGGKRLHTVMPMVKEFGAAVVALAIDEEGQARDLDWKMRVGRRLVQTLTEEYGLPKEDIFFDALTFPLGSGAEDLRKDGMATIDAIRQFKQEFPECHTILGLSNVSFGLKTAARHVLNSVFLHYCLEAGLDSAIVHASKIMPLHRIPEEQREVARQLIFDERREGYDPLMAFMALFEGAAVVKKSDDERLELPVEERLQTAIVDGVRKGLEASLDEAMVRYRPLEIINDILLEGMKTVGDLFGRGEMQLPFVLQSAEVMKAAVSYLEPFMEKSEGSAKGSIVLATVAGDVHDIGKNLVDIILSNNGYKVYNIGIKQPIERILEAAEAHRADAIGMSGLLVKSTVIMRENLEIMNQANKHDIPVLLGGAALTRKYVEHDLRSIYKGRVFYGQDAFEGLALMGQICGAPVEGLTDVAVAPRPKIAEPTGYDAVEQPIEPADFNIVRHSGARTDVPVPKPPFIGVRAITDIDLMDVYPYVNEVALFRGQWQFRKGKMSVEEFNEFLEKEVRPIFDRLKRHCRETGLLEPRVVYGYFWAQSEGNDLIIYQDDAKTERLRFSFPRQPSEPYKCISDYFRPVDSGEMDVAAFHLVTVGSKATEEERRLFAANEYREYLYLHGMSVETAEGLAEYWHKRIREELGIAGEDADNIRQLFAQKYQGSRYSFGYPACPNLEDQALLFELLEPGLIGVSLTEEYQLVPEQSTSAIIAHHPEAKYFNVR